Proteins co-encoded in one Halorussus vallis genomic window:
- a CDS encoding ABC transporter substrate-binding protein, producing the protein MTDTNNLSRRRFLQATGGAASAVALAGCTGNTDDSGQGTTTDSGTTTDSGTTTEKQNNNSGGSVPENYLRLTSSTLTTLDPVASTDAESGEVIQQVHEPLMNYPNAKIEVKPRLAKDYTVSDDQKTYTVNIKENAKFHNGDKVTAKDIVYSWERLAASPNSRRSYFILESIGMKAKDKKGGQYDPSAEKPEYKPGSMAVTAEDEHTLKFELAKPFHSTLEMLAYTSFAVIPEGIVGDIKGYDGKMKQSAFAKDPVGAGPFVFEKWQSNTEARVKRFDDYHGQVAKVGGVHWNIVTDANARYNYVMSKNADVFDIPTSKFDPKKMSIDRTDKSGRKFGKYGPVRNGDKVNFARVATINNYYIGFNTDKVEKPVRQAFAYAANQKVAASEIFKGRVQPASHFVPPAIFPGGPNNYEKHGKNYPYGNTQTLINEAKKVMKDAGYGPDKKAKVTLTAYEESPVFQEIAKLLRDKLTAAHIDITVEVTPFSTMTKRGRNGKLQAYTLGWIMDWPAPDNFLQLLYPPKTDTSIKGPASYLNWSDTKAAKQATDAWKIVQQNSAPTEAAKKKRNDAYITMEEANWEDVAMLPLFHSFEDRMWYDWADIEMFGGAGETRQMYNKVTLSKRDK; encoded by the coding sequence ATGACAGATACTAACAACCTCAGCCGTCGTCGCTTCCTGCAGGCGACCGGCGGTGCGGCATCGGCTGTGGCTCTCGCCGGCTGTACCGGCAACACCGACGACAGCGGCCAGGGAACGACCACCGACAGCGGAACGACCACCGACAGCGGAACGACGACGGAGAAGCAGAACAACAACTCGGGCGGTTCCGTCCCGGAGAACTACCTCCGACTCACGAGTTCGACGCTCACCACGCTCGACCCCGTGGCGTCGACCGACGCCGAATCGGGTGAGGTCATCCAGCAGGTTCACGAACCGCTGATGAACTACCCGAACGCGAAGATCGAGGTCAAACCGCGGCTGGCCAAGGATTACACGGTTTCCGACGACCAGAAGACCTACACCGTCAACATCAAGGAGAACGCGAAGTTCCACAACGGTGACAAGGTCACCGCCAAGGACATCGTCTACTCGTGGGAGCGACTCGCGGCGTCGCCCAACTCCCGCCGGTCGTACTTCATCCTCGAGTCCATCGGCATGAAGGCCAAGGACAAGAAGGGCGGTCAGTACGACCCCAGCGCCGAGAAACCGGAGTACAAGCCCGGTTCGATGGCGGTGACCGCCGAGGACGAACACACCCTCAAGTTCGAACTCGCCAAGCCGTTCCACTCCACGCTGGAGATGCTGGCGTACACGTCGTTCGCCGTGATTCCGGAGGGAATCGTCGGCGACATCAAGGGCTACGACGGGAAGATGAAGCAGAGCGCGTTCGCGAAGGACCCCGTCGGCGCCGGCCCGTTCGTCTTCGAGAAGTGGCAGAGCAACACCGAGGCCCGCGTCAAGCGGTTCGACGACTACCACGGTCAGGTAGCGAAGGTCGGCGGCGTCCATTGGAACATCGTCACGGACGCCAACGCTCGGTACAACTACGTGATGAGCAAGAACGCCGACGTCTTCGACATCCCCACTTCGAAGTTCGACCCGAAGAAGATGTCCATCGACCGGACCGACAAGAGCGGCCGCAAGTTCGGTAAATACGGCCCGGTCCGCAACGGCGACAAGGTCAACTTCGCCCGCGTCGCGACCATCAACAACTACTACATCGGCTTCAACACCGACAAGGTCGAGAAGCCCGTCCGTCAGGCATTCGCGTACGCGGCCAACCAGAAGGTCGCGGCCAGCGAGATCTTCAAGGGACGCGTGCAGCCGGCGTCGCACTTCGTCCCGCCCGCCATCTTCCCCGGCGGTCCCAACAACTACGAGAAGCACGGGAAGAACTACCCCTACGGTAACACCCAGACCCTCATCAACGAGGCGAAGAAGGTGATGAAGGACGCGGGCTACGGCCCCGACAAGAAGGCCAAGGTCACGCTGACGGCGTACGAGGAGTCGCCCGTCTTCCAGGAGATCGCGAAACTGCTCCGGGACAAGCTGACGGCGGCGCACATCGACATCACGGTCGAGGTCACGCCGTTCTCCACCATGACCAAGCGCGGCCGCAACGGGAAGCTTCAGGCGTACACGCTGGGCTGGATCATGGACTGGCCCGCGCCGGACAACTTCCTCCAGCTGCTGTACCCACCGAAGACCGACACGTCCATCAAGGGCCCGGCTTCCTACCTCAACTGGAGCGACACGAAAGCGGCGAAGCAGGCGACCGACGCGTGGAAGATCGTCCAGCAGAACTCCGCGCCCACGGAAGCCGCCAAGAAGAAGCGCAACGACGCCTACATCACGATGGAGGAGGCCAACTGGGAGGACGTCGCCATGCTGCCGCTGTTCCACTCGTTCGAGGACCGCATGTGGTACGACTGGGCCGACATCGAGATGTTCGGCGGTGCGGGCGAAACCCGCCAGATGTACAACAAGGTCACCCTCAGCAAGCGCGACAAGTAA